From the Mauremys reevesii isolate NIE-2019 linkage group 19, ASM1616193v1, whole genome shotgun sequence genome, one window contains:
- the TMEM203 gene encoding transmembrane protein 203, giving the protein MLFSLRELVQWLGFATFEIFLHVLALLVSSVLLVLKLDGGGGGAELSWWHVFVPFFAADGLSTYFTTIVSVRLFQDGEKRLAVLRLFWILTILSLKFVFEMLLCQKLVEQTRELWYGLIMSPVFILLQLLMIRACRVN; this is encoded by the coding sequence ATGCTGTTCTCGCTGCGGGAGCTGGTGCAGTGGCTGGGCTTCGCCACCTTCGAGATCTTCCTGCACGTCCTGGCGCTGCTGGTCTCCTCCGTCCTGCTCGTGCTGAAGCTggacggcggcggcggcggcgcggagCTGTCCTGGTGGCACGTGTTCGTCCCCTTCTTCGCCGCCGACGGCCTGAGCACCTACTTCACCACCATCGTCTCCGTGCGGCTCTTCCAGGACGGGGAGAAGCGCCTGGCCGTCCTGCGCCTCTTCTGGATCCTCACCATCCTCAGCCTCAAGTTCGTCTTCGAGATGCTTTTGTGCCAGAAGCTCGTCGAGCAGACCAGGGAGCTCTGGTACGGACTCATCATGTCCCCCGTCttcatcctgctccagctcctcATGATCCGAGCCTGCAGGGTCAACTGA